The following coding sequences are from one Ancylobacter sp. TS-1 window:
- the ppk2 gene encoding polyphosphate kinase 2, with protein MTKKPASSPANASPAKSASDAAAGRTSPADEAGASKDKGGKDSKAGKSSKAGKTGKGIGTPSLAAAIADFRVDAPELSPLIEERAYGSGGYPYADRPKRKSYEKDLHALQIELLKLQEWVKATRERVVIVFEGRDAAGKGGTIQRLVQHLNPRFVRIVALDKPSSIEAAQWYFQRYVAHMPPRGEIAIFDRSWYNRAVIEPVMGFCTPAETAHFLEQVPAFEKILLDDGIRLFKIWLDVGREMQLTRLYARYRDPLKRWKLSPVDLAAPARWDAISAARNAMFLASQEPAPWTVVLANDKMRTRLGVIRQILAQIPYEGRDDRVVAIPDPAIVLDGRDFLARPGMATP; from the coding sequence ATGACGAAGAAGCCCGCCAGTTCCCCGGCGAACGCATCCCCCGCGAAATCCGCCTCCGATGCCGCCGCCGGGCGCACGTCCCCGGCCGACGAGGCCGGCGCCAGCAAGGACAAGGGCGGCAAGGACAGCAAGGCCGGCAAGAGCAGCAAGGCCGGCAAAACCGGCAAGGGCATCGGGACGCCATCGCTCGCCGCCGCCATCGCGGATTTCAGGGTCGACGCCCCCGAGCTGTCGCCGCTGATCGAGGAGCGGGCCTATGGCAGCGGGGGATATCCCTATGCCGACCGCCCCAAGCGCAAGAGCTACGAAAAAGACCTGCACGCGCTGCAGATCGAGCTGCTGAAGCTGCAGGAATGGGTCAAGGCCACCCGTGAGCGCGTGGTGATCGTGTTCGAGGGACGCGACGCCGCCGGCAAGGGCGGCACCATCCAGCGCCTCGTGCAGCACCTCAATCCGCGCTTCGTGCGGATCGTGGCGCTCGACAAGCCGAGCAGCATCGAGGCGGCGCAATGGTATTTCCAGCGCTATGTCGCGCACATGCCGCCGCGCGGGGAAATCGCGATCTTCGACCGCTCCTGGTACAACCGCGCCGTCATCGAACCCGTGATGGGATTCTGCACCCCGGCGGAGACCGCGCATTTCCTCGAACAGGTGCCCGCCTTCGAGAAGATCCTGCTCGACGACGGCATAAGGCTGTTCAAGATCTGGCTGGACGTCGGCCGGGAAATGCAGCTCACGCGGCTTTATGCGCGCTACCGCGATCCGCTCAAGCGGTGGAAGCTCTCGCCGGTGGACCTCGCCGCACCCGCCCGCTGGGATGCCATTTCCGCCGCGCGCAACGCGATGTTTCTCGCCAGCCAGGAACCCGCGCCGTGGACCGTCGTTCTCGCCAACGACAAAATGCGGACGCGACTTGGTGTCATACGTCAAATCCTCGCACAAATACCGTATGAGGGCAGGGATGACCGGGTGGTCGCCATTCCCGATCCGGCCATCGTGCTTGACGGGCGCGATTTTCTCGCGCGTCCCGGCATGGCGACCCCTTAA